From a region of the Lactuca sativa cultivar Salinas chromosome 4, Lsat_Salinas_v11, whole genome shotgun sequence genome:
- the LOC111915307 gene encoding uncharacterized protein LOC111915307: MEKLPRGMERPVFERSSWSAFIGIRGRCFTRFMDLACFFGVAGSNNDVNVLDQSPIFDDLLSGKASDAPFTVNGNEYKFGYYLTDGIYPQYSTFVKVFRHPIDPRDKYFKRRQEGARKDVERAFGVLKSKWHIVENAVRPYELDTLRYIMYACIIMHNMVVEDKGRNIATYSPTEPRHVQFQPGTSEYLHRVVDIQDQQKHMQLREDLTDYIYVGHEDEDE; the protein is encoded by the coding sequence ATGGAGAAATTGCCCCGTGGCATGGAAAGGCCAGTATTCGAGCGGTCATCATGGAGCGCCTTCATTGGTATTAGAGGCCGTTGCTTCAcaagatttatggatttggcATGCTTTTTCGGGGTTGCGGGTTCTAACAACGACGTCAACGTTCTCGATCAATCACCAATATTTGACGACCTTTTGTCAGGAAAAGCCTCGGATGCTCCTTTCACAGTGAATGGAAATGAATATAAGTTTGGGTATTATCTTACAGACGGAATATATCCACAATATTCCACGTTTGTGAAGGTGTTTCGACACCCAATAGATCCAAGAGACAAATATTTCAAGAGACGACAAGAAGGAGCACGTAAGGACGTTGAACGTGCTTTTGGGGTTTTGAAATCAAAATGGCACATAGTTGAAAATGCAGTGAGACCTTATGAGTTAGATACTCTACGATatatcatgtatgcatgtatcataatgcataacatggttGTCGAAGATAAAGGACGCAATATTGCAACGTATTCGCCTACGGAACCAAGACATGTGCAATTTCAACCAGGGACATCAGAATATTTACATAGAGTGGTTGATATTCAAGATCAGCAAAAACACATGCAACTTCGTGAAGACTTGACGGATTACATCTATGTTGGTCACGAAGACGAAGATGAATAG